The Bifidobacterium bifidum ATCC 29521 = JCM 1255 = DSM 20456 region ACATGAGAACCCGAGTATCAACGTTGCAATGACGGCGTTTGTACTCGAGGGTTCCCATTCGGTACCTCTCTGAAGACAGTCAGCATTCTGCAGGAGGTCGAATGTACCTCTTGCAACGAAGATAGATGCTTGCAACGGTCCGAATATGTCCCTTGTCGGCCAGTTGGCGTCCCTACAATGGGGGATGACGTGACGCGTCGTAGGAGACTTGAGTGAAGGGGTGCCCAATATGCAGCGGATACGGGACGATGCGCGCCCGGAGTCGATCGAGGTGCGCGGCGCGCGCGTGCATAACCTCAAGAACGTCGACGTCGACGTGCCTCTGGGCGAACTGGTCGGTGTGGCCGGCGTCTCCGGTTCGGGCAAGAGCTCGCTCGCACTCGGCGTGCTGTATGCCGAAGGCTCACGGCGATATTTGGAGGCGCTGTCCACGTACACGCGCCGCCGCCTCACTCAAGCGAGCCGCGCGCAGGTGGACGAAGTACTGCACGTGCCCGCCGCGCTGGCCCTGCACCAGCGGCCCGCGGTGCCCGGCATACGCTCCACCTTCGGCACGATGACCGAATTGCTCAACAGCCTGCGTCTGTTGTTCTCACGTCTCGCCTCACATGTGTGCCCGCATTGCGGCGCACGCAACGAACCGACTCTCAACGTGGCCGCCGGCCTGCCCATCGTCTGCGCGAATTGCGGCAAGGATTTTCACGCGCCCGGCGCTGAATCCTTGGCCTTCAACTCGGCCGGCGCATGCCCGGCCTGCGCCGGCACCGGCATCGTGCGCGAGGTGAACCGCGCGGCGCTCGTACCCGACGAATCGAAAAGCATCGACGAGGGCGCGGTGCTGCCATGGGGTTCGTTGATGTGGGACCTGATGAAACAGGTCGCCGGCGCGATGGGCGTGCGCACCGACGTGCCGTTCAAGGACCTCACCCCCAAAGAACGCGACATCGTCTTCAATGGCCCGGCCGTCAAGAAGCACATCCTGTACAAGCCGAAGAAAGGCGACGACTTCGCCGAACTCGACTTCACGTATTTCAACGCCGTGTACACCGTCGAGAACGCGCTCGCCAAAGCCAAGGACGAGAAGGGGCTGAAACGCGTGGCGCGGTTCCTCGAGGAGAAAACCTGCCCGGATTGCGGCGGCACGAGGCTCAGCGAGGCGGCGCGCGCCCCACGGGTGCGCGGACTGAATCTCGCCGAGGCGAGCGCGATGACCTTGGACGCGGCGGTGGACTGGGTGCGTGGCGTGCCCGGGTCGCTCGGGGCCGACATGCGCCCGATGGCGACGAACATCTGCGAATCCTTCCTCGATGTGGCCCGCCGGTTGTTGGAGCTTGGACTCGGCTACCTCGCGCTCGATCGCGCCGGAGCGACCCTGTCGACCGGCGAACGCCAGCGCGTGCAATTGGCCCGCGCCGTGCGCAACCGCACCACCGGCGTGCTCTACGTGCTCGACGAACCGTCCATCGGCCTGCACCCGGCGAATGTGGACGGTCTGCTCGGCGTGATGCGTGACCTCGTGGCGGATGGCAACTCCGTGGTGGTCGTCGACCATGATGTGCGTGTGCTCAAGGCATGCGATCATCTCATTGAAATGGGTCCGGTCGCCGGTGCCGAAGGCGGGCATGTGATCGCGCAGGGCACGGTCGGCGACGTGGCGGCGAATCCGCGCAGCCGCATCGCGCCGTTCCTGGCCGATGGCGAAAGTGTCCGTGAACGCGGGTGCATGCCCGTCTCGCATATGTTCGACCTTGGGCATATTCGCATGACAACCAGTCAGCTGCATACGGTCAAGCCGCTGGATGTTGATATTCCGCGCGGCCGTCTGGTGGCGGTGACCGGCGTATCCGGCTCCGGCAAAACCACGATGGTGCTCGAATCGTTGATTCCCGCGCTCAAGGCACGGTCTGCGGGGGAGAAGCCGCCCGAGCATGTGCGCTCGATCGACGCCGACGGCATCGAGCGCGCGAACCTCATCGACGCCACGCCGATCGGCGCGAACGTGCGTTCCACCGTGGCCACCTACGCCGACATCCACGACGACCTGCGCCGCGCCTTCGCCCGAAGCGACGAAGCCAAGGCGGGCGGTTGGAAGGCCGGCGACTTCTCCTACAACACCGGCAGACTGCGCTGCCCTACATGCGACGGCACCGGTTCGATTTCGCTCGACGTGCAGTTCCTGCCCGACGTCGACATCGAATGCCCCGACTGCCGGGGCTCCCGGTATGCGCCCGAAGCCGACGCGATTCACCGCACGACCAAGGACGGGCGCGAACTCACCCTGCCGCAGCTGATGGCGATGAGCGTGGATCAGGCGTTGGCCGTGACCGTCGACATGCGCAAGGTGCATGCGCGACTGACCACGCTGCACGATCTGGGTCTGGGCTACCTGACGCTCGGCGAGCCGACGCCGGCGCTTTCGGGCGGTGAGGCGCAACGCCTGAAGCTTGCCAGCGAAATGGGCAGGGCTCAGTCGCACGCCGTGTTCGTGTTCGACGAGCCGACCATCGGCCTGCATCCGCTCGATGTGCGGGTGCTGCTCGGCGTGTTTGACCGACTCGTGGCGTCCGGCGCGACCGTCGTGGTCATCGAACACGACCTCGACGTGATCGCCAACGCCGACTGGGTGATCGACATGGGGCCGGGCGGCGGCGAAAGCGGCGGGCGCATCGTCGCCGCCGGCACGCCGGAGCAGATCGCGGCCGATGCGAACAGCGTCACGGGCCGGTACCTGAGGTGACTGTATCCGTGGGCGACCCACATGGCGGTCATGCACGGCTGCGAGGGATGCCGCGCGAGTAGGATGACCGTCCGTGGTTCAGGTTCATGGCATCAGACGCGCGAGCGCGGACGCGAAATACCGGCAGATGACCGGCCAGCCGGTCAAACCGTTGATTCTCAGACTGTGTCTGCCGGCGGTGATCTCCAATCTGGTGACCACCGCCTACAATTTGACCGACACTTTTTTCATAGGGCAGCTGGGCACCGCGCAATCCGGCGCGATCGGCATCGCGTTCTCCATCATGACCGTGATGCAGGCGCTCGGCTTCTTCTTCGGCAACGGCGCGGGCAACTCGATGAGCCGCGAACTCGGCAAACAGAACAACGAGCGGGCATCCCGGCTGCTGGCCGTAGGCTTCGCGGGCGCGGTGATCTCAGGTCTGACGATCGCCGCGATCGGGCTGCTGACATTGCGGCCGCTGGTCGTCATGCTGGGTTCGACTCCCACGATTGCGCCGTACGCGGTGCAATACCTGACGCCATTGCTGGTCGCCGCGCCCTGCGTATGCGGGTCGTTCGCGCTCAACGGGCTGCTGCGCTACCAAGGCCAGTCGGCGTTCGGCATGATCGGCTTGGTTTCGGGCGCGCTGCTGAACTTCTTGCTCGCGCCGCTGCTCATCTTCGTGGCGGGCCTCGGGATATTCGGCGCCGGGCTGGCCACCGCCATCTGCCAGACGGTGAGCTTCGCGATTCTGACGACGATGAGCGCCAGATTCGGCGTGATGAAACTGTCGTTGCGCAACTGCCGGCCGGATGTGCTGCTCATGCGCGAGGTGGCCGGCGGCGGCCTGCCCTCGCTGATTCGGCAGGGTGCGGGCTCGATCTCCGTGACCTGCGTGAACATCGCCGCCAACCCGTTCGGCGACGCGGCCATCGCCGGCATGGCCATCGTGATGCGCATCATGTTGGGCGCCAACTCGGTGATCGTGGGCCTCGGCCAGGGCTTCCAGCCGGTGTGCGGATACAACTACGGCGCCGGCCTGTACGCGCGCGTCAAGGAAGGGTACTGGTTCTGCGTGCGGCTCGCCACCGGCGTGCTTGTGGCGTTGGCCG contains the following coding sequences:
- a CDS encoding MATE family efflux transporter; translation: MVQVHGIRRASADAKYRQMTGQPVKPLILRLCLPAVISNLVTTAYNLTDTFFIGQLGTAQSGAIGIAFSIMTVMQALGFFFGNGAGNSMSRELGKQNNERASRLLAVGFAGAVISGLTIAAIGLLTLRPLVVMLGSTPTIAPYAVQYLTPLLVAAPCVCGSFALNGLLRYQGQSAFGMIGLVSGALLNFLLAPLLIFVAGLGIFGAGLATAICQTVSFAILTTMSARFGVMKLSLRNCRPDVLLMREVAGGGLPSLIRQGAGSISVTCVNIAANPFGDAAIAGMAIVMRIMLGANSVIVGLGQGFQPVCGYNYGAGLYARVKEGYWFCVRLATGVLVALAALLWMFAPHLVEIFRSDPAVVAVGVSALHIQCCTVVFNGFNMMGNMMTQTMGRTGIASFLALCRQGLFLAPIVLVLPLAFGVLGVEMAQSVSDVLTFAVTIPFMRRILRELS
- a CDS encoding excinuclease ABC subunit UvrA → MQRIRDDARPESIEVRGARVHNLKNVDVDVPLGELVGVAGVSGSGKSSLALGVLYAEGSRRYLEALSTYTRRRLTQASRAQVDEVLHVPAALALHQRPAVPGIRSTFGTMTELLNSLRLLFSRLASHVCPHCGARNEPTLNVAAGLPIVCANCGKDFHAPGAESLAFNSAGACPACAGTGIVREVNRAALVPDESKSIDEGAVLPWGSLMWDLMKQVAGAMGVRTDVPFKDLTPKERDIVFNGPAVKKHILYKPKKGDDFAELDFTYFNAVYTVENALAKAKDEKGLKRVARFLEEKTCPDCGGTRLSEAARAPRVRGLNLAEASAMTLDAAVDWVRGVPGSLGADMRPMATNICESFLDVARRLLELGLGYLALDRAGATLSTGERQRVQLARAVRNRTTGVLYVLDEPSIGLHPANVDGLLGVMRDLVADGNSVVVVDHDVRVLKACDHLIEMGPVAGAEGGHVIAQGTVGDVAANPRSRIAPFLADGESVRERGCMPVSHMFDLGHIRMTTSQLHTVKPLDVDIPRGRLVAVTGVSGSGKTTMVLESLIPALKARSAGEKPPEHVRSIDADGIERANLIDATPIGANVRSTVATYADIHDDLRRAFARSDEAKAGGWKAGDFSYNTGRLRCPTCDGTGSISLDVQFLPDVDIECPDCRGSRYAPEADAIHRTTKDGRELTLPQLMAMSVDQALAVTVDMRKVHARLTTLHDLGLGYLTLGEPTPALSGGEAQRLKLASEMGRAQSHAVFVFDEPTIGLHPLDVRVLLGVFDRLVASGATVVVIEHDLDVIANADWVIDMGPGGGESGGRIVAAGTPEQIAADANSVTGRYLR